TATCGACGGCGAGCAGCCGCAGACCGAGTGCTTGAAAGACGTCATCGAGCGTCTCGTGCCCTACTGGGAGAACGAGATCCTGCCCGACCTGAACTCGGGTAGGACCGTGCTGGTCACCGCCCACGGCAACTCGCTGCGTGCGCTGGTGAAGCACCTCGACGGCATCTCGGACGCCGACATCGCGGGCCTCAACATCCCCACCGGCATGCCGCTCGTGTACGACATCAACGAGGACGGCACGCCCGCGGGCGAGGGGCGCTACCTCGATCCCGAGGCTGCAGCGGCGGGCGCGGCAGCCGTCGCGGCTCAAGGCAAGCACTGACGGCGGCTCGCCGAACGTGAAAGGACCCCTCTCGCGGGAGGGGTCCTTTCACGCAATCCGAGCGAAGCGGAGTCAGCGTTCTCCGCGCTCGTCCGAGGGGTCTTCGTCTTCGACGATATCGTCGTCGGCGTTGTACTTGCTGGCGTACTCAGCCCAGGGGTCCTCATCGGAGCCGTGCTGCGAACTCTGCGCGAGTTCGCGCTGGAGTTGCGAGAGGTCCGTGTTGGGGCTGAAATACTTCAGCTCCCTGGCTACCTTGGTGTGCTTTGCCTTCTGACGGCCGCGCCCCATGCGTGACCCCCTTACACATTCAGGCCCCGCGGGCAATTCTCCGCGAGGCAGGTACTTATACAAATAGACGTATGGAGCAGATTCTATCAGATCGCGACAGCCGCCGAAGCGCGGCCAGTACGATGAAGGCATGACATCGCGCCGATCCCGCATCCTCAGGTTGCTGCTCATCGGCGTGCTCGTGGTCGCGGTGCTCGCTTTGGTCGGCGCGATCGCAGTGCTGGTGCCGATCCTCACCCATCAGAGCGCGGGTGGATCCGGCCAGCGCGTACCCGACGAGTTCGTCTCGCAGACGACCGCGAAGGGGGCGGACGGACGCACCCGGGAGCTGGCGGTCGAGACATCGGACGGCGAGCCGGCGGAACTCGGCGCGCTGAGGCCGGGCGAGTCGCTGACGGTCCGGGGTACCGGCTTTGATGCCGGAATCGGCATATATGTCGCGATCTGCGCGATTCCGGATCGCCCGGACGAGAAGCCCGGCCCCTGTCTGGGCGGTATTCCGGAGGGAGCCGAGGAGGGGCATGCGGAGCAGGCCGCCCTGTCGAGCGTGTGGATCACCGACGACTGGGCATGGCGGGCCTTCGCCACGAAGGGATACGACGACGCGCAGAGCGGATCCTTCACCGCCGAGCTCACCGTCCCCGCGGCCGAGAGCGAGGGTCTCGACTGCCGGGCGACGCGGTGCGCGATTGCGACGAGGGCCGACCACACCGCCGGAAGCGATCGGGTGCAGGACATGCTGCTGCCGGTCGCGTTCGACGAAGCCGCGGGCTGAACCCACGGGATCGGGGCCGCGGGCTGATGCGGCGCGCCCGGACCCGTGGACCTCAGTGGGTGAGCGGGGCGATCGCGACCGTCGCGATCGTGTAGATCGCGAGACCGGCGAGCGAGCCTACCACCGTCCCGTTGATGCGGATGAACTGCAGATCCTTGCCGACCTGCAGCTCGATCTTCTCGGCCGCCTCCCTGGCGTCCCACCGCTGCACGGTCTCGGTGATGACACCCGCGATGTCGTGGCGGTAGTTGTGCACGAGGTGCTCGACCACCTCCATCACCCACACGTCGATCTTGTACTGCAGCGTGGGGTCGTCGAGGAGCTTGCGTCCGAAGTCGCGCAGTGCTGACACGATCCGGATCCTCAGTTCGCTGCCCGGGTCCTCGAGCATCGAGACGAGCGCGGCGCGCGCGGTCTCCCAGGTGCTCGCGGCGACGGCGCGGATGCGGGGGCTGTCGAACACCTCGTGCTTGAACGCCTCGAGCTGCTGCTGCAGCTGCTCCTGGTGCTGCAGGTCGCGCGCGAGATCGCCGAGGAAGCGGGCGATGGCGATGCGGAACGGATGTTCGGGATCGGCGCCCACCCGCTGGGCGAACCGCACGGTCTCGGCGTGCAGACGATCGTCGAGGAACCGATCCACGATGCTCGGTACCCAGGCGGGGAGGCGCGAGGAGATCACCCGGTCGAACGCCTCGGGGTGCGCGACCAGCCACTCCTCGACGCGGGACGCCGCGATGTCAATGAGGGCCTGCTGGTGGCCGCCCTCGACGAAGGACTCGGCCGCGCGGCCGAGCAGCGGCCCCCATTCGGGATCGACGACGTGCCGACGCACGAGCAGCTCGATGAGCTCCTGCACATCGTTGTCGTCGAGCACCGTCAGCGCTCCGAGGCCGGCGCTCGCGATCATGTCGCCGACGCGCTCGGCGTTCGGCTGCTGCGAGAGCCACTCGCCCGCGTGCCGCGCTCCGCTGATGCTCGCGAGCTTGTCGTGGACGACGTCGTCGGCGAGGAAGTTCTCCTCGATGAACGATCCGAGCCCCTCGCCGATGTCGTCCTTCTTGCTCGAGATGAGGTTGGTGTGCGGGATCTTGAGACCCATCGGGTGCCGGAAGAGCGCGGTCACGGCGAACCAGTCGGCGAGGGCGCCGACCATGCCGCCCTCGCTCGCGGCCCTGACGTACCCGAGCCAGGGGTAGCGCTCCTGGAGCGCGAACGAGACGACGAACACCACGGCCATGCCGATGAGCAGGGCGACGGCGAGGCGCTGCATGCGGCGCAGCTCTGCGAGCCGTTCGAAATCTGCGGGGGAGACGGCCCCCAGTGTGCGGCGGGTGCGAGACGTCGGCATCTCTGTATTATGCTCCACGGCGGCGTGGGTCGGGCGAGGCGCGACCCGGGAACGTCGGGGGCGCGTGGAATAATCGACTCCATGCACCTTCTCACGGCGCTCAGCCTGAAGAACCGCGCGTTGATCGCGCTCGTCACCATCGTCGCCGCGGTCTTCGGTCTCATCGGGGTGGGGTCGCTCAAGCAGGAGCTGATGCCCTCGGTGCAGTTCCCGGCGATCGCCGTGGTCACCAACTATCCGGGCGCCTCGCCGGAGGTGGTCAACAACGATGTCTCGGGCCCCATCGAGACGGCGCTGCGCAGCGTGCCGCAGCTCGAGAACTCGACCGCGACCTCGAGCACGGGCGCTTCCATGGTGGTGGCGCAGTTCACCTACGGCGTCGACATCACGGCGACGGAGCAGAAGGTGGAGCGCGCCGTCAGCCGCATCTCCCAGATGCTCCCGGAGGCGGCCGACACGCAGGTCATGTCGGGCAGCATCGACGACTTCCCCGTGATCCAGATCGCTGTGACGCCCGCCGACGGCGAGACCCCCGAGGAGGCCGCGCAGACCATCGAGCGCGTCGCGATCCCCGAACTGAGCGACATCGAGGGCGTGCGCGACGCGGAGCTCACGGGCGCTCGCGAGGAGCGGATCTCGATCTCGCCCTACGCCGAGACGCTCGCGGCGAACGGGCTGACCTCGCAGTCCATCGCCGACGCGCTGCAGCAGAGCGGCGTGCTGATGGCGGCGGGCACCGTCACCGAGGGCGATCAGACGCTCGCGGTGCAGGCGGGCACGGCCCTGGCCTCCGTCGAGGACGTCGCCGCGATCCCGCTGCCACTCGGCCCCGAGCAGATCGCAGCCCAGCAGGCGCAACTCGCGCAGCAGGGGCCGGGGGAGTTCGAGGCCGCGCCCGCCCCGGCCGCCCTCACGATCGGCGACGTCGCCGAGGTGAAGTTCGAGCCGGGCCCCGAGCAGAGCATCTCCCGCGTGAACGGCGCCCCGGCGCTCACGATCGCGGTCACCAAGATGTCGGCTGCGAACACCGTCGACGTGTCCCACGCGGTGCAGCAGAAGCTCGACGAACTGCAGGACCAGCTCGGCGGTTCGCAGCTCTCGATCGTGTTCGACCAGGCGCCGTACGTCGAGCAGTCGATCGAGACACTCACCACCGAGGGGCTGCTCGGGCTCGTGTTCGCCGTGCTCGTGATCCTCGTGTTCCTCATGTCGGTGCGCGCGACGCTCGTCACGGCGATCTCGATCCCGACCTCGGTGCTGCTCACCTTCGTGGGGCTGAACTTCGCCGAGTACACCCTCAACATGCTCACGCTGGGCGCGCTCACCATCTCGATCGGCCGCGTGGTCGACGATTCGATCGTGGTGATCGAGAACATCAAGCGGCATCTCACCTCGGGCGCCGACCGCGCGAAGACGATCATCGAGGCCGTGCGCGAGGTCGCGGGCGCTATCACCGCCTCGACCGTCACCACCGTGGCGGTGTTCCTGCCGATGGCGTTCGTCGACGGCATGGTGGGCGAGCTGTTCCGCCCCTTCGCGTTCACCGTCACCATCGCGCTCGTGGCGTCGCTGCTCGTGTCGCTCACGATCGTGCCCGTGCTCGCCTACTGGTTCCTGCGACCGGATCGGAAGCGGCGCAAGGAGCGGGCGGCGGATCCGGCCGACGGCGATCCCGACCCGCTTTCCACCGGGCCCGCCTCCGAGCCGGCGGACGCCGAGTCGGCGGCCCAGCCCGTGCTCGCGACCCGCTCGGCCGCCGCCGAAACCGCGGCCGAGCCCCTCACCGCGCTGCAGCGCGGTTACCGCCCCATCATCGACTGGACGCTGAAGCGGCCCGCCGTGACGCTGCTCACCGCGGTGCTGGTGTTCGGCCTCACGATCGCCCTCAGCCCCTTCATGAAGACGAACTTCATGGGCGCCGACGAGCAGAACTCGATCGGCCTCGTGCAGACGCTCGCCCCCGGCACGAGCCTCGACGCCCAGCTCGCCCAGGTCGAGCGCGTCGAGGATGCGCTCTCGGACGTCGACGACATCGAAACCGTGCAGGTGACCATCGGCAACGGTGGCGGAGGCATGGGCGCGATCTTCGGCGGAGGGGGCGACGGAGCGGTCAGCTACTCGATCACCACGGCGTCGGACGCCGACCAGACGAGTGTGCAGGACGAGATCCGCGCCGCCGTCGACGCACTCGACGATGCGGGCGAGTTCTCGCTCGGGCAATCGGGCGGCGGCGTGACCATGTCGAGCGCGATCGAGGTCAACGTGTCCGCCCCCGATCAGGAGACCCTCGCGCAGGCCAGTGACGCCGTCCTCGCCGAACTCGAGCAGCAGCCCGGCCTCAAGCAGGTCGAGAGCGATCTGGGCACCTCCCGCCCGTTCCTCCAGGTGGCCGTGGACCGTGCAGCCGCGGCGGCGGCCGGCCTGACGGAGGCCGGGGTCGCCGGACAGATCGCTCAGCAGATGCAGCCCCGCCAGATCGGCCAGATCACGATGGACGCCGACACCGTGTCGGTCTACCTCGCCGACGGCGTCGCCGCGACCGACCGTGCCGGCGTTGCCGCCCTGCCGATCATGACGGCTCTCGGCCCGCAGACCCTCGACACGCTCGCCACCATCGAGGTGGCCGACGGCCCCGTGACGGTGCGCACCGAGGACGGCGTGCGCATGGTGACGGTGTCGGCTCTGCCCGAGGGCGACGACCTCAGCGTCGCCGGGGCCGCCGTCACCGCCGCGCTCGACTCGGTCGACCTGCCTGCGGGCGCCACAGCCGAGATCGGCGGCGTGATGTCGCAGCAGAGCGAGGCCTTCGGGCAGCTCGGCTTGGCTCTGCTCGCCGCGATCCTCATCGTCTACGTGGTGATGGTGGCGACGTTCCGCAGCCTGCTGCAGCCGCTGCTGCTGCTGGTCTCGGTGCCGTTCGCCGCGACCGGTGCGATCCTGCTGCTCATCGCCACCGGCATCCCGCTCGGCGTGGCCTCGCTGATCGGCGTGCTGATGCTCGTCGGCATCGTGGTGACGAACGCGATCGTGCTCATCGACCTCGTGAATCAGTATCGTGCGCGCGGAGACACCCTGCTCGCC
This DNA window, taken from Leucobacter tenebrionis, encodes the following:
- a CDS encoding DUF445 domain-containing protein — its product is MPTSRTRRTLGAVSPADFERLAELRRMQRLAVALLIGMAVVFVVSFALQERYPWLGYVRAASEGGMVGALADWFAVTALFRHPMGLKIPHTNLISSKKDDIGEGLGSFIEENFLADDVVHDKLASISGARHAGEWLSQQPNAERVGDMIASAGLGALTVLDDNDVQELIELLVRRHVVDPEWGPLLGRAAESFVEGGHQQALIDIAASRVEEWLVAHPEAFDRVISSRLPAWVPSIVDRFLDDRLHAETVRFAQRVGADPEHPFRIAIARFLGDLARDLQHQEQLQQQLEAFKHEVFDSPRIRAVAASTWETARAALVSMLEDPGSELRIRIVSALRDFGRKLLDDPTLQYKIDVWVMEVVEHLVHNYRHDIAGVITETVQRWDAREAAEKIELQVGKDLQFIRINGTVVGSLAGLAIYTIATVAIAPLTH
- a CDS encoding efflux RND transporter permease subunit, whose protein sequence is MHLLTALSLKNRALIALVTIVAAVFGLIGVGSLKQELMPSVQFPAIAVVTNYPGASPEVVNNDVSGPIETALRSVPQLENSTATSSTGASMVVAQFTYGVDITATEQKVERAVSRISQMLPEAADTQVMSGSIDDFPVIQIAVTPADGETPEEAAQTIERVAIPELSDIEGVRDAELTGAREERISISPYAETLAANGLTSQSIADALQQSGVLMAAGTVTEGDQTLAVQAGTALASVEDVAAIPLPLGPEQIAAQQAQLAQQGPGEFEAAPAPAALTIGDVAEVKFEPGPEQSISRVNGAPALTIAVTKMSAANTVDVSHAVQQKLDELQDQLGGSQLSIVFDQAPYVEQSIETLTTEGLLGLVFAVLVILVFLMSVRATLVTAISIPTSVLLTFVGLNFAEYTLNMLTLGALTISIGRVVDDSIVVIENIKRHLTSGADRAKTIIEAVREVAGAITASTVTTVAVFLPMAFVDGMVGELFRPFAFTVTIALVASLLVSLTIVPVLAYWFLRPDRKRRKERAADPADGDPDPLSTGPASEPADAESAAQPVLATRSAAAETAAEPLTALQRGYRPIIDWTLKRPAVTLLTAVLVFGLTIALSPFMKTNFMGADEQNSIGLVQTLAPGTSLDAQLAQVERVEDALSDVDDIETVQVTIGNGGGGMGAIFGGGGDGAVSYSITTASDADQTSVQDEIRAAVDALDDAGEFSLGQSGGGVTMSSAIEVNVSAPDQETLAQASDAVLAELEQQPGLKQVESDLGTSRPFLQVAVDRAAAAAAGLTEAGVAGQIAQQMQPRQIGQITMDADTVSVYLADGVAATDRAGVAALPIMTALGPQTLDTLATIEVADGPVTVRTEDGVRMVTVSALPEGDDLSVAGAAVTAALDSVDLPAGATAEIGGVMSQQSEAFGQLGLALLAAILIVYVVMVATFRSLLQPLLLLVSVPFAATGAILLLIATGIPLGVASLIGVLMLVGIVVTNAIVLIDLVNQYRARGDTLLAAVEHGSLQRLRPIVMTALATILALTPMALGITGKGGFISQPLAVVVIGGLLSSTVLTLIVLPTLYYAVERRRERRRDRRGGRPGGRRARGSGRRGPKRAPGSDGAAAVAGTEALAFASAAGAVGTVGVLGTAPTAHDESATGYPTETPNDLFELFEGIREDGDAEARPDAGVDPEAEAAFEAGAETEGAPEGDVSDAEVTDGWAQPQAESEAAVEGEGSPMPANDGEADPDADADADADADADADADAEAEADAAPAAPAPMPAQADPEVQRAILSELIRVGLSAPELRERSAAEPEERITPEPEEQEEQEVGPATAQMSLALSDLGFIDERDQLAVGEDSESAPGSFSESEQGSESESKPESEPVSTSELASEPEPASDPEPETVDSSPRAASEPDPATPSPESEPEAEADPESDAGTEHELDFDAAPDDTTASTAATTAAAPPVTGELDWEQLMWQATQEVEAEENGRAGGPGENSEDESGR
- a CDS encoding DUF3073 domain-containing protein gives rise to the protein MGRGRQKAKHTKVARELKYFSPNTDLSQLQRELAQSSQHGSDEDPWAEYASKYNADDDIVEDEDPSDERGER